The genomic region AAACAACGGCCATGGGTTGTTTAGGCCTAAACTCGATACCTTGTACGATAAGGCCAGTCTTGAGTACATTTGTATCAGTTGACATAAATCGGGTCTCcacctcatcatcatcatctctTGTACCAGTCTCAAACTCTCCTGTCTTAATCTCCATCCATTCGTCCTTCATCCACCGACTAAGCTCTCCATTTCGTTGCTCAATATTGTGTGCAAATGTTCTTGGATCAGGATAAACTGTGCTAGCTTCATCATCAGGCACCTCCTCTCTTTCATTAACAAATCTAATGGATGTGTTTGCTGAATCAAGTCCGGAGGCATCCTCATATATTTTAAAGACAAGATATGTTTTCATAAGTGGGTGAGGAGACAACATTCCAATTTTCATTTTGCCACGAATATCAAGACACCGCCCTTTGTCAAGTACAGCAACCTCCTCTGAAAATCTGTTCACAAAATAATACATTGAGGCATGAATGCATGATACATGCCATGATATAGTGTAAATTAGTCAAATGTTCGTGAGTTACTCGAACTCGGCTCGTAAAAAATTCCAATTCGGCTCAGAATTACTCAAGCCGAGCTCGAGCTCCAGCTCCATTTTTTGAATTTGTAACTGAGCCGAGTTCGAGGTTCCGATTACTCGGTAAGGTTAGCGAGTCTTATCGAGTCTCtattatttttagtttttttattataaatatatatatatttatatcaatatttttctat from Apium graveolens cultivar Ventura unplaced genomic scaffold, ASM990537v1 ctg6635, whole genome shotgun sequence harbors:
- the LOC141703430 gene encoding F-box protein PP2-B15-like, which produces MELELELGLSNSEPNWNFLRAEFEFSEEVAVLDKGRCLDIRGKMKIGMLSPHPLMKTYLVFKIYEDASGLDSANTSIRFVNEREEVPDDEASTVYPDPRTFAHNIEQRNGELSRWMKDEWMEIKTGEFETGTRDDDDEVETRFMSTDTNVLKTGLIVQGIEFRPKQPMAVV